The Pelmatolapia mariae isolate MD_Pm_ZW linkage group LG10_11, Pm_UMD_F_2, whole genome shotgun sequence genome includes a region encoding these proteins:
- the p2rx5 gene encoding P2X purinoceptor 5 yields the protein MAGWGGFFFSLLNYKTEKYVIAENRRIGILFRLYQLAVLGYIIGWVFVVKKGYQEKEEAIQSSVITKLKGVTLTNTSETGPYLWSAEDYVIPPNGEQVFFVVTNYIETPNQRLGFCAESSKVPDGRCETDDDCIEGEPVTAGHGIKTGLCLNSTGTCEIHAWCPVEYNKRPAEPLLSDAENFTIYIKNFIRFPKFEFSKANVLETSDDSYLKRCFYDKENHPYCPIFCLRDLVSSAGHDFQEMAVKGGSVGILIEWNCDLDKDYSLCNPQYSFTRLDINLNNSITSGYNFRYARYYKDQNGETYRTLYKVYGIRFDIMINGQAGKFNIVPTVIAIGSGIALLGAGAFACDMILLYMMNTSSFYRERKFEIINFKKERTKVKDEKAGHREKRSRRPGAEKGATNSIKKPGETEPTAGSSAESQPPTEKRGPTIPRNTGQRYSAPPQSTETKHHITFMAHN from the exons ATGGCTGGCTGGGGGggcttcttcttttctcttctcaaCTACAAAACGGAGAAATATGTCATtgcagaaaacagaagaatCGGAATATTATTTCGGCTCTATCAGCTGGCAGTGCTGGGATACATTATTGG GTGGGTGTTTGTGGTGAAGAAGGGGTAccaggagaaagaagaggcCATCCAGAGCTCAGTCATCACCAAGCTTAAAGGCGTCACTCTGACCAACACTTCTGAGACGGGGCCTTACCTGTGGAGTGCCGAGGACTATGTCATACCCCCAAAT gGCGAGCAGGTGTTCTTTGTAGTAACAAATTACATAGAGACCCCCAATCAGAGGCTGGGATTCTGTGCTGAG AGTTCCAAGGTGCCAGATGGACGATGTGAAACTGATGATGACTGCATAGAGGGGGAGCCTGTAACAGCAGGTCATG GAATCAAGACTGGCTTGTGTTTAAACAGCACCGGGACCTGCGAGATTCATGCCTGGTGTCCTGTTGAATACAACAAGAGACCCGC AGAGCCCTTACTGAGTGACGCAGAAAACTTCACCATCTACATCAAGAATTTCATCAGGTTCCCCAAGTTTGAGTTCTCCAA AGCCAATGTCCTTGAAACTTCTGATGACAGCTACCTGAAGAGATGTTTCTATGACAAAGAGAACCATCCTTACTGCCCCATCTTTTGCCTCAGAGATCTCGTCAGCAGCGCTGGACATGACTTCCAGGAAATGGCTGTTAAG GGTGGTTCTGTTGGCATTCTCATTGAGTGGAACTGTGACCTGGATAAAGACTATTCTCTGTGTAATCCACAGTACAGCTTCACCCGTTTGGACATTAATTTGAACAACTCAATTACATCAGGATACAACTTCAG ATATGCCAGATACTATAAGGATCAAAATGGTGAAACCTATCGCACGTTGTATAAAGTGTATGGGATTCGCTTTGATATAATGATCAATGGTCAG GCGGGGAAATTCAATATTGTCCCCACAGTAATTGCCATTGGCTCAGGCATTGCTCTCCTCGGTGCA gGAGCCTTTGCCTGTGATATGATATTATTGTACATGATGAACACAAGCTCCTTCTACCGAGAGAGGAAATTTGAAATCATCAACTTCAA GAAAGAGAGGACCAAAGTTAAAGATGAGAAAGCAGGCCATCGGGAAAAGAGGTCCAGAAGACCAGGGGCAGAGAAAGGGGCTACAAATTCCATCAAAAAACCAGGAGAAACTGAACCCACTGCAGGATCTTCTGCAGAGAGCCAGCCACCTACGGAGAAAAGGGGTCCCACAATTCCACGTAACACGGGACAGCGATACTCTGCTCCACCGCAAAGCACCGAGACGAAGCATCATATCACTTTCATGGCTCACAATTAG
- the emc6 gene encoding ER membrane protein complex subunit 6 — protein MAGVGAKREGPQFISEVAVRGNAAVLDYCRTSVSALSGATAGILGLTGLYGFIFYFLSSFLLSLLLILKAGRRWNKFFKSRRLLFTGGLVGGLFTYVLFWTFLYGMVHVY, from the coding sequence ATGGCTGGAGTTGGGGCCAAGCGTGAGGGACCACAGTTCATCAGTGAAGTGGCAGTGAGAGGCAACGCGGCAGTGCTGGATTACTGCCGCACCTCTGTGTCTGCACTCTCGGGAGCAACAGCCGGTATCCTTGGCCTGACAGGACTGTATGGCTTCATCTTTTATTTCCTATCATCCTTTCTCCTCTCGCTGCTGCTTATTCTCAAGGCCGGACGGCGGTGGAACAAATTCTTCAAATCACGGCGCCTGCTCTTCACCGGAGGCCTTGTCGGAGGCCTCTTCACATATGTCCTGTTCTGGACTTTCTTGTACGGGATGGTGCATGTATACTAG